One Halovivax ruber XH-70 genomic region harbors:
- a CDS encoding alpha-hydroxy-acid oxidizing protein — MSDDGPSYGRERLIEVYTQGMLADERPSVPPRFEDLEAAAREALDAEAYDYVAGSAGGERTAAENRSAFSQWRLVPRMLRDVAERDLSTTVFGTEYPAPVGLAPIGVQSILHDEGELASARAAADLGLPFVSSSAASEPMEDVADAVGDGPAWFQLYWSSNRELTASFVDRAEAAGYDALVVTVDTPIISWRERDVERGYLPFLDGEGVGNYFSDPVFRDLLGQDPAENEGAAVMQFVDVFGDASLTWTDLEWLRDRTELPIIVKGIVHPEDAELALDSGADGIVVSNHGGRQVDTALPAIEALPAVVDHLDEAGYDEPVLFDSGLRRGADAVTALALGAEMVFLGRPYVYGLAIDGEDGVRQVCRNFLADLDLTMGLSGCSRVSELDRSMLVRAGAAPAGNGT; from the coding sequence ATGTCCGACGATGGTCCGTCCTACGGCCGCGAGCGATTGATCGAAGTGTACACGCAGGGGATGCTGGCCGACGAACGGCCATCGGTCCCGCCGCGGTTCGAGGACCTCGAGGCGGCCGCTCGCGAGGCGCTCGATGCGGAGGCGTACGACTACGTCGCCGGGAGCGCGGGCGGAGAGCGGACCGCGGCCGAGAACCGGTCGGCCTTTTCGCAGTGGCGGCTCGTCCCTCGAATGCTCCGTGATGTGGCCGAGCGAGACCTCTCCACGACGGTGTTCGGAACCGAGTATCCGGCGCCGGTCGGCCTTGCACCCATCGGTGTCCAGTCCATTCTCCACGACGAGGGCGAACTCGCGTCGGCCAGGGCAGCCGCCGACCTCGGCCTCCCGTTCGTCTCGAGCTCGGCGGCATCGGAACCGATGGAGGACGTCGCCGACGCCGTCGGCGATGGCCCGGCGTGGTTTCAGCTCTACTGGAGTTCGAATCGCGAACTGACGGCGAGTTTCGTCGACCGCGCCGAGGCCGCAGGCTACGATGCGCTCGTCGTGACCGTCGACACGCCGATCATCAGCTGGCGAGAGCGAGACGTCGAACGTGGGTATCTTCCCTTCCTCGACGGCGAGGGGGTCGGGAACTACTTCTCCGATCCGGTGTTTCGCGACCTGCTGGGTCAGGACCCCGCGGAGAACGAGGGCGCGGCCGTCATGCAGTTCGTCGACGTCTTCGGTGACGCCTCGCTCACCTGGACGGATCTCGAGTGGCTCCGTGATCGAACCGAGCTCCCGATCATCGTGAAGGGGATCGTCCATCCCGAGGACGCCGAGCTGGCGCTCGACTCGGGCGCCGACGGCATCGTCGTCTCGAACCACGGCGGCCGACAGGTCGACACCGCGCTCCCGGCGATCGAGGCACTGCCCGCCGTGGTCGATCATCTCGACGAAGCCGGGTACGACGAACCCGTCCTCTTCGACAGCGGCCTCAGGCGCGGCGCCGACGCCGTGACCGCGCTTGCACTCGGCGCCGAGATGGTATTTCTGGGCCGTCCGTACGTCTACGGGCTTGCGATCGACGGCGAGGACGGTGTTCGCCAGGTGTGTCGGAACTTCCTGGCGGATCTCGATCTGACGATGGGGCTTTCGGGGTGTTCGCGTGTCTCGGAACTCGACCGGTCGATGCTGGTCCGAGCGGGAGCGGCGCCCGCCGGGAACGGGACCTAA